In Leptodesmis sichuanensis A121, the following are encoded in one genomic region:
- a CDS encoding ABC transporter ATP-binding protein: MRDAIAAGATSLFRQIRNPSKIQNPNHEEFWALKDVSFEIKQGDRVGIIGRNGAGKSTLLKILSRIVEPTTGRIRIKGRVASLLEVGTGFHPELTGRENVFLNGAILGMSKTEIQRKFDEIVAFAEIEKFLDTPVKRYSSGMYVRLAFAVAAHLEPEILIVDEVLAVGDASFQKKCLGKMENVSQEGRTVLFVSHNMAAMRALCSRALLMKKGHLRLDADIGDAIDNYLAEDTTSDSSIVWDINNAPKSSLIRFIEASLLDERNQPTSQIDCRKGFSINVKYEVLKPIKNLRIGFFMQNSEGIPICGSTDFNSNRDSKTEPGVYLSRCSFPGYILNTGTYTIQLGADYTSSLANPVLTPFCLGFSIEDIEGHGAESHKLPGVLRPKLNWDFQELDTNKVYSFK; encoded by the coding sequence TTGCGAGATGCGATCGCGGCTGGTGCAACATCCTTATTTAGACAAATCCGAAATCCATCCAAAATCCAAAATCCCAACCATGAAGAATTCTGGGCACTGAAAGATGTGTCCTTTGAGATTAAGCAGGGCGATCGAGTTGGCATTATTGGCCGTAATGGAGCCGGAAAGTCAACCCTGCTGAAGATCCTCAGCCGCATTGTAGAACCCACAACAGGACGCATCCGGATTAAGGGACGGGTGGCAAGTTTACTGGAAGTGGGAACAGGATTTCACCCAGAGCTAACCGGACGGGAAAATGTCTTCCTGAATGGGGCCATTCTGGGCATGAGTAAAACTGAAATCCAACGCAAGTTTGATGAAATTGTGGCGTTTGCCGAGATTGAAAAGTTTCTGGATACCCCTGTTAAACGTTACTCCTCCGGAATGTATGTGCGTCTTGCGTTTGCCGTTGCAGCCCATCTGGAACCAGAGATCCTGATTGTCGATGAGGTATTGGCAGTAGGAGATGCTTCTTTCCAAAAAAAGTGCTTGGGAAAGATGGAGAATGTTAGCCAAGAGGGAAGAACAGTTTTGTTTGTCAGCCATAATATGGCAGCAATGAGAGCCTTGTGCAGCAGAGCACTGCTAATGAAAAAAGGTCACTTGCGTTTAGATGCAGATATTGGAGATGCTATCGACAACTACTTGGCAGAGGATACTACCTCAGACTCTTCAATTGTATGGGATATTAACAATGCTCCAAAATCTTCCTTGATTCGTTTTATTGAAGCTTCCCTTTTAGATGAGCGGAATCAGCCGACTTCTCAGATTGATTGTCGAAAAGGTTTCTCGATTAATGTTAAATATGAGGTGCTAAAGCCAATCAAAAACCTAAGAATTGGTTTTTTCATGCAAAACTCGGAAGGAATCCCAATTTGTGGTTCTACTGATTTCAACTCTAACAGAGACTCTAAAACAGAACCTGGAGTATATCTAAGCAGATGCAGCTTTCCTGGCTACATACTAAATACTGGTACATATACAATTCAGCTTGGAGCAGATTATACCTCTAGCTTAGCTAATCCTGTTTTAACTCCATTTTGTTTAGGGTTCTCGATCGAAGACATAGAAGGACATGGAGCAGAAAGCCACAAACTTCCAGGAGTATTACGACCAAAGCTAAACTGGGATTTTCAGGAACTAGATACTAATAAAGTATATTCTTTTAAATAA
- a CDS encoding acyltransferase codes for MLWLKRKLNSFFHHYLDAYLKEYLKKNLPTQYLIFGDESRLEIAKTAIINNALFNLSSGKITVEDHVFFGHNVTLLTGIHDYNKFDRERQISYPESGRDIVIERGAWIASNAIILAPCRVGKHSVVAAGALINKDVPPFTVVAGVPAKVIKQIQ; via the coding sequence ATGCTTTGGTTAAAACGAAAGTTAAACTCATTCTTTCATCATTACCTAGATGCTTACCTCAAGGAGTATCTCAAGAAAAACTTGCCAACTCAGTATTTAATTTTTGGAGATGAATCTCGCCTGGAAATCGCTAAAACTGCCATCATTAACAACGCTCTCTTCAATCTTTCATCGGGAAAAATAACTGTGGAAGATCATGTTTTTTTCGGGCACAATGTTACTCTTTTAACTGGCATACATGATTACAATAAGTTTGATAGAGAAAGGCAAATCAGCTATCCTGAGTCTGGTAGAGATATAGTTATTGAAAGAGGCGCATGGATTGCTAGTAATGCAATCATTCTCGCGCCCTGTAGAGTTGGAAAACATTCTGTCGTAGCTGCTGGAGCTTTAATTAATAAAGATGTTCCTCCTTTTACCGTAGTTGCCGGAGTTCCTGCAAAAGTAATTAAACAAATTCAATAA
- a CDS encoding class I SAM-dependent methyltransferase codes for MQNLYSLENAQKFNWSSISGNLNPERISHLENYVVGKRILDAGCGGGAYVEFLAQKGFEVTGIDKYEEFLQVAREQGRLGTYVQGDIISLPFPDKAFDCTYCFDVLEHVNDELAIKELARVTSKRLIIAVPRKDEIMHQFGLTFYPYRDPTHLRYYTEDSLRQLALATNCSKLEVIPEGFIPFHSLFMEMLDPDYSKLPGSALRSAYKVKLSNSLLNRFLAKLIDFLLNQLLDFNEPKNLLANGFSRYEVYKKINTGLAIVIDL; via the coding sequence ATGCAAAATTTATATTCACTAGAAAATGCTCAAAAATTTAACTGGTCTTCTATTAGTGGCAATCTCAATCCTGAGCGCATTTCTCACCTTGAGAACTATGTAGTGGGAAAAAGGATTTTAGATGCTGGTTGCGGTGGAGGTGCCTATGTAGAGTTTTTAGCTCAAAAGGGTTTTGAAGTAACTGGCATTGATAAATACGAAGAGTTTTTGCAGGTGGCAAGGGAGCAAGGGCGACTAGGAACTTATGTACAGGGAGACATTATCAGTTTACCTTTTCCGGATAAGGCTTTTGACTGTACCTATTGCTTCGATGTTTTAGAACACGTAAATGATGAACTTGCCATTAAAGAACTAGCTAGAGTTACATCTAAGCGCTTGATTATTGCTGTACCTCGTAAAGACGAGATAATGCATCAGTTTGGGCTAACCTTTTATCCCTACCGCGATCCAACACATTTGAGATACTACACAGAAGATTCTCTTAGACAATTAGCCTTAGCGACCAATTGTTCTAAACTTGAGGTTATTCCAGAAGGGTTTATCCCATTTCATAGTTTATTTATGGAAATGCTAGATCCTGATTACAGTAAACTCCCTGGATCGGCACTTAGATCTGCTTATAAAGTCAAACTTTCTAATTCTTTATTAAATCGATTTTTGGCAAAATTAATTGATTTTTTATTAAATCAATTACTCGATTTTAACGAGCCTAAGAATCTTCTTGCTAATGGCTTTTCCAGATATGAAGTTTATAAAAAAATTAATACTGGATTGGCAATAGTTATTGATTTATAG
- a CDS encoding glycosyltransferase family 4 protein, translated as MRIRVAYDIRVFSNEFGRHEYKSGIYRETEEILHEIGKRDDIDLTLVNLNDKETFIAGSVKAGLVYANNQPSLKNYKLVDSLGSRLNIRRFYDTVVIDRISEEFQKIPKLSPKSILIRGAAKFLRDFDAYFVFDASNFDIYHSTYHKLPDTEITKSLPRILTIQDLIPAISPQFVGSVLRQSFQEILASINYEKDWVICISEYTRQEFCEYTGMALERTTVTPLAAAEHFYPVNDLQRIANVRERYNIPEGNYFLTLASHLAPHKNLDYLIRCFFQLLSEHPNLDINLVLAGSKRYKPGQTIESSEFSQFNSRVVYTGYIEDEDLSAVYSGATAFIFPSLYEGFGLPPLEAMKCGTPVICSNATSLPEVVGDAGILVNPKDEDSLCQAMLNILKDDSLLQELHQKGLARAQQFSWASCAEKTIDFYQKAIG; from the coding sequence ATGCGAATTAGAGTTGCTTACGATATAAGGGTGTTTTCCAATGAATTTGGACGACACGAATATAAGTCTGGAATTTATCGAGAGACAGAAGAAATCTTACACGAAATCGGTAAAAGAGATGATATAGATCTAACGTTAGTAAATCTTAATGATAAAGAAACTTTTATTGCTGGCTCAGTAAAAGCAGGACTTGTCTATGCTAATAATCAACCTTCTCTAAAGAACTATAAATTAGTTGATAGCTTAGGAAGCCGTTTGAATATAAGAAGATTTTACGATACGGTTGTCATCGATCGCATCTCAGAGGAGTTCCAGAAAATTCCAAAGCTTTCGCCAAAATCGATTCTTATCCGAGGAGCAGCTAAGTTCTTGCGTGACTTTGATGCTTATTTTGTCTTTGATGCTAGTAATTTTGACATTTATCACTCTACTTATCACAAGCTTCCTGATACAGAAATTACTAAGAGTCTGCCACGAATACTTACAATTCAAGATTTGATTCCTGCAATTTCTCCTCAGTTTGTTGGTTCAGTCTTACGACAAAGCTTTCAGGAAATATTAGCAAGTATTAACTATGAGAAAGATTGGGTTATTTGTATCTCTGAATATACACGTCAGGAATTTTGTGAGTACACGGGAATGGCACTTGAGCGTACCACAGTGACACCTCTCGCTGCTGCTGAACACTTCTACCCAGTTAATGATCTGCAGAGAATTGCTAACGTTCGCGAACGCTATAACATTCCAGAAGGTAACTATTTTCTCACTCTAGCTTCTCATCTTGCCCCTCATAAAAATCTTGATTATCTCATTCGTTGTTTCTTTCAATTGCTGTCTGAACATCCTAACCTTGATATCAATCTTGTTCTGGCTGGTTCAAAACGGTATAAGCCTGGTCAAACAATTGAAAGCTCTGAATTCAGTCAGTTTAACTCCAGGGTAGTTTACACAGGATACATTGAAGATGAAGATCTCAGTGCGGTTTATAGTGGCGCAACTGCTTTCATCTTTCCCTCTCTTTATGAAGGGTTTGGTCTGCCGCCATTAGAAGCAATGAAGTGTGGGACTCCAGTAATTTGCTCCAATGCAACTTCCTTACCAGAAGTAGTTGGTGATGCAGGTATCTTAGTCAATCCAAAAGACGAAGATTCTTTGTGCCAAGCTATGCTCAATATCCTGAAAGACGACTCATTACTTCAGGAGTTACATCAAAAAGGGTTAGCACGAGCACAGCAGTTTAGTTGGGCAAGTTGTGCAGAGAAAACTATAGATTTTTACCAAAAAGCTATTGGTTGA
- a CDS encoding glycosyltransferase family 4 protein → MKVLYDISVLGKGHLSSTSRTGVFRVTENLAYGLSQSDACDLTFCVSHTVNDLFASLEYLKVNPLLSDVRLSSPELWRIRQLFWNFQNWTSWQIDTVYGMQKSLLRLLRKTLYLINKELETSQVIDSKSISNAEIYHSPFEPIPEQIQKAQHLKKFLSVMDLIPILFPDYFKSHEGTAVEKAINSLDPDSWVLCISQATKDDLCNYAKNLDPSKVLVTHLAASDLFYLCSDRQQIAQTRTKYGIPDAPYILSLSTLEPRKNINHLIRCFTQLVQQEKLQDLYLVLVGTKGWNYDQIFAEISNHSTLKDRIIVTGYVADEDLATLYSGAMVFVYPSLYEGFGLPPLEAMQCGVPVITSNTSSLPEVVGDAGIMLDPKDQDGLCHSLLQVYTDTDLRQTLSRQSLQQAKKFSWERCTQETIAAYQQALST, encoded by the coding sequence ATGAAGGTTCTATATGACATTTCAGTTCTTGGGAAGGGCCATTTAAGCTCTACCTCTCGTACAGGTGTTTTTCGCGTGACTGAAAATCTAGCTTACGGATTAAGCCAATCAGATGCCTGTGATTTAACCTTCTGTGTTAGTCATACTGTCAATGATTTGTTTGCCAGTCTTGAGTACTTGAAAGTAAATCCATTACTCTCAGATGTTCGACTTTCATCTCCAGAACTGTGGAGAATAAGACAGCTATTCTGGAATTTTCAAAATTGGACATCATGGCAAATTGATACTGTTTATGGAATGCAAAAAAGTTTGCTCAGATTGCTGAGAAAAACTTTATATCTAATCAATAAAGAATTAGAAACTTCCCAAGTTATCGATTCGAAAAGCATTTCTAATGCTGAGATTTACCATTCTCCATTTGAACCCATACCTGAGCAAATTCAAAAAGCTCAACACTTAAAGAAATTCCTCTCTGTAATGGATTTAATTCCTATTTTGTTTCCTGACTATTTCAAATCTCATGAGGGGACTGCTGTTGAAAAAGCAATTAATAGCTTGGATCCTGATTCCTGGGTATTATGCATTTCACAAGCTACAAAAGATGATCTCTGCAATTATGCTAAAAATTTAGATCCATCCAAAGTGTTGGTTACTCATCTGGCAGCTTCTGATTTGTTCTATCTCTGCAGCGATCGGCAGCAAATTGCACAAACTCGAACAAAGTATGGAATCCCAGATGCCCCCTACATTCTTAGTCTCAGCACCCTAGAACCACGCAAAAACATCAACCACCTCATCCGCTGTTTTACTCAACTGGTTCAACAAGAAAAGCTTCAGGATCTCTACCTGGTGCTAGTTGGCACCAAAGGTTGGAATTATGACCAAATTTTTGCCGAGATCTCCAACCATTCTACGTTGAAAGACCGAATTATCGTGACAGGGTACGTCGCTGATGAAGACCTGGCAACACTGTACAGCGGAGCAATGGTCTTTGTCTATCCATCCTTATATGAAGGGTTTGGTTTACCTCCCCTGGAAGCTATGCAGTGTGGTGTTCCAGTTATCACCTCCAATACCTCTTCCTTACCCGAAGTAGTGGGTGATGCCGGAATTATGCTTGATCCGAAAGATCAAGACGGTTTATGTCACAGTTTGCTGCAAGTTTATACCGATACAGATTTGCGGCAGACCCTGTCACGCCAATCCTTACAACAAGCCAAGAAATTTAGCTGGGAAAGATGCACGCAGGAAACGATCGCGGCCTATCAACAAGCTCTTTCTACCTAA
- a CDS encoding GDP-mannose 4,6-dehydratase: MKTALICGISGQDGAFLAKLLLEKGYTVCGTSRDAQMSPFTNLVKLGIRDQIKLESVALNDFRSVLQVLRKIQPDEIYNLAGQTSVGLSFEQPVETAESITLGTLNLLEAIRFLDQPTKLYNAGSSECFGDTNGEAASEHTPFRPRSPYGVAKAAAFWQVSNYREAYNLFACSGILFNHESPLRPERFVTQKIIATVCRIAKGSQEKLFLGNTSIQRDWGWAPEYVEAMYQMLQQDQPDDYVIATGVSSALEAFVEAAFAYFDLDWRDHTVVDMGLFRPTDISISKGNPTKAQQKLGWKAAFLMPDIVRMMIEDRLKQV, encoded by the coding sequence ATGAAAACTGCCCTCATTTGTGGAATATCTGGACAGGATGGAGCTTTTTTAGCAAAATTGCTTCTCGAAAAAGGCTACACCGTTTGTGGAACATCGCGAGATGCCCAGATGTCACCATTTACGAATCTCGTAAAACTGGGAATTCGGGATCAAATCAAATTAGAATCGGTAGCATTGAACGACTTTCGGAGTGTCCTGCAGGTATTACGAAAAATTCAACCCGATGAGATTTACAATCTGGCTGGGCAAACTTCTGTGGGATTGTCTTTTGAGCAACCTGTCGAAACCGCTGAAAGCATCACTCTGGGCACTCTCAACCTATTAGAGGCAATCCGTTTTCTGGATCAACCCACCAAACTGTATAACGCTGGCTCCAGTGAATGTTTTGGGGATACAAATGGGGAAGCGGCTAGCGAACATACTCCCTTTCGACCCAGAAGTCCTTACGGAGTTGCCAAAGCTGCTGCATTCTGGCAGGTATCTAACTACCGGGAAGCTTACAATTTATTTGCTTGTAGCGGCATCTTGTTTAACCATGAATCCCCCTTGCGTCCAGAGCGCTTTGTAACTCAAAAAATTATTGCTACAGTTTGCCGAATTGCCAAAGGCAGTCAGGAAAAGCTGTTTCTGGGAAATACCAGCATTCAACGAGACTGGGGATGGGCACCTGAGTATGTAGAAGCTATGTACCAGATGTTGCAACAGGATCAGCCTGATGACTACGTGATTGCAACGGGAGTTTCTTCCGCATTGGAAGCCTTTGTAGAAGCTGCATTCGCCTACTTTGATTTAGACTGGCGTGACCATACCGTCGTGGACATGGGCTTGTTTCGTCCAACTGATATTTCGATCAGTAAAGGCAATCCCACCAAGGCACAGCAAAAGTTGGGCTGGAAAGCTGCCTTTTTGATGCCAGATATTGTCCGAATGATGATTGAAGACCGATTGAAACAGGTTTAA
- a CDS encoding glycosyltransferase family 4 protein: protein MRILYDGEIFAHQAAGGINRYFANIISRLPADFVPTFATCQRRTINCPVHPNLRTFYFQRYGFRPGRVSYWLEKYYFRAVSQFTNQQIAHPTYYRLLSREDMATFRLPIALTVYDMIYEIFKPEDMWVDVKRKAVQAADVILCISENTKKDLLERIPIAEDRVRVTYLASELDISLAYGTESVPTAPYFLYVGARVGYKNFDTLLAAFAKAVSVRPDFRLVVVGAPLTKQELAQITDLNLQPQIDCVGYPTDSHLAKLYRCSLALVYPSRYEGFGIPPLEAMSCGTVSIAANTSSIPEVVGEAGILLNPDAVGDLADSLLFLADHSSERDRLIQKGFERCKQFSWDKTAAQTIAAYQSII from the coding sequence ATGCGAATTCTTTATGATGGTGAAATCTTTGCCCACCAGGCCGCTGGGGGAATTAATCGGTATTTTGCCAATATTATCAGTCGGTTGCCTGCTGACTTTGTGCCCACTTTTGCTACCTGTCAACGCCGCACGATTAACTGTCCGGTTCACCCTAACTTACGGACGTTCTACTTTCAGCGGTATGGATTTCGTCCTGGGCGAGTTTCCTATTGGCTAGAAAAATACTATTTTCGGGCTGTGAGCCAATTCACCAATCAACAAATTGCCCATCCCACCTACTATCGGCTTTTGAGCCGTGAAGACATGGCAACTTTCCGGTTGCCGATCGCGCTAACTGTTTATGACATGATCTATGAAATCTTCAAGCCTGAGGATATGTGGGTAGACGTGAAGCGCAAAGCAGTTCAGGCAGCGGATGTCATCCTCTGTATTTCAGAGAATACGAAAAAAGACTTGCTGGAGCGGATCCCCATTGCCGAAGATCGGGTAAGAGTCACTTATCTGGCTTCTGAACTGGATATCAGCCTTGCCTACGGGACTGAATCCGTTCCCACTGCTCCCTATTTTTTGTATGTGGGTGCTCGGGTTGGGTATAAAAATTTTGATACGCTACTGGCCGCCTTTGCGAAAGCGGTTTCTGTGCGGCCTGATTTTCGCTTAGTGGTGGTGGGTGCTCCCTTGACCAAGCAAGAGTTAGCCCAAATTACAGACCTGAATCTACAGCCGCAGATTGATTGTGTGGGCTATCCTACCGATTCCCATCTGGCTAAGTTGTATCGCTGTAGTCTGGCACTGGTCTATCCTTCCCGCTATGAAGGATTTGGCATTCCTCCTTTAGAAGCCATGTCCTGTGGCACGGTGTCGATCGCGGCCAATACATCCAGCATTCCAGAAGTGGTGGGAGAGGCAGGAATCCTGCTAAACCCTGATGCTGTTGGCGATCTGGCAGATAGTTTATTATTTTTAGCCGACCATTCGAGTGAGCGCGATCGCCTGATCCAGAAAGGGTTTGAGCGTTGCAAACAGTTTAGTTGGGACAAGACTGCCGCTCAAACGATCGCGGCTTATCAGTCAATAATCTGA
- a CDS encoding glycosyltransferase family 61 protein yields MKNSQKSWDDWYLAFVRTGKALIKSLILELLQRLPVKSTVLGAPKGIWRSTETFIHNSRLDSEFSNYIELYPAHTIHRLPPKSIYQETDWRFAEGYLGSQFTTPSAFVALLPKGRVYGENGTIISPDDRLIADLSIEFGVVQDNAEDHSIFKMIKLAKLTRLDSKVAVLAAAGGYSYFHWMFDVLPRIHLLQKSNLFSTIDKFVVNPLASDFQKETLEKLGIPVEKCLESNPDFHIQATHLIVPSLPGITGSMTQWACDFLRKTFLNTTPDQKNDKSSQFERLYISRALATRRRVLNEDEVMDLLSRFGFKILTMETLTVLEQAAVMATAEVVISLHGAALTNLVFCSPGCKVIEIFAPHYVNPCYRALCNLMNLDYWYLLGEGEPIPPGFKGDYLMVNGEADITININALHQTLEQLGVTGANRPG; encoded by the coding sequence ATGAAAAATTCTCAGAAAAGTTGGGATGATTGGTATCTTGCCTTTGTCAGAACTGGTAAAGCCTTGATTAAATCTCTGATCTTGGAGTTGCTTCAGAGATTACCAGTCAAGTCTACAGTGTTGGGAGCACCAAAAGGAATTTGGCGGTCTACTGAAACGTTTATTCACAACTCAAGATTAGATTCAGAATTTTCAAATTATATAGAACTCTATCCAGCGCATACCATTCATCGCCTACCTCCCAAAAGTATTTATCAGGAAACTGATTGGCGCTTTGCAGAGGGCTATTTAGGTAGCCAATTCACAACACCTTCCGCTTTTGTGGCCCTGTTACCCAAGGGTCGAGTCTATGGTGAAAATGGTACCATCATCAGTCCTGACGATCGATTGATAGCTGATTTATCGATTGAATTTGGCGTTGTTCAGGATAATGCTGAAGATCATTCAATATTTAAAATGATCAAGCTTGCCAAGTTGACTCGATTAGACTCTAAAGTGGCTGTTTTAGCGGCAGCGGGGGGGTATAGTTATTTTCATTGGATGTTTGATGTCCTGCCCAGAATTCACCTGCTTCAGAAAAGCAATTTGTTTTCTACAATTGATAAATTTGTAGTCAATCCATTGGCATCTGATTTTCAAAAAGAAACCCTTGAGAAATTGGGGATACCTGTTGAAAAATGTTTAGAATCAAATCCTGATTTTCATATTCAAGCTACTCATTTGATTGTTCCCTCTTTACCCGGTATTACAGGCAGCATGACTCAATGGGCGTGCGACTTCTTAAGGAAAACTTTTTTGAATACAACGCCTGATCAAAAGAATGACAAAAGCAGTCAGTTTGAACGGCTCTATATTAGCCGTGCATTAGCTACTCGCCGCCGGGTTCTCAATGAAGATGAAGTCATGGATTTGTTAAGTAGATTTGGCTTCAAAATTCTGACCATGGAAACACTGACTGTGTTAGAACAGGCAGCAGTCATGGCTACTGCTGAAGTTGTGATCTCACTTCACGGAGCTGCATTGACTAATCTGGTCTTTTGTAGTCCTGGATGCAAGGTGATTGAAATATTTGCACCCCATTACGTTAATCCTTGCTACAGGGCTTTATGTAATCTCATGAATCTGGATTACTGGTACTTGCTAGGAGAAGGAGAGCCTATACCACCAGGATTTAAGGGCGATTATCTCATGGTTAATGGTGAAGCCGATATCACGATCAATATAAATGCACTTCACCAAACTCTGGAGCAATTGGGGGTTACTGGAGCAAATCGTCCCGGTTGA
- the gmd gene encoding GDP-mannose 4,6-dehydratase has product MTTPKRALITGVTGQDGSYLSELLLEQGYEVHGIIRRTSTFNTDRIDHIYEDPHQEGARLFLHYGDLTDGTTLRRVLEAVQPVEIYNLGAQSHVRVSFDCPEYTVDAVGMGTLRILEAIRDYQHRTGIQVRFYQAGSSEMFGLVQEVPQRETTPFYPRSPYACAKVYAHWQTVNYRESYGLFACNGILFNHESPRRGETFVTRKITRALARIVAGQQKKLYMGNLDAKRDWGYAKDYVKAMWLMLQQEAPDDYVVATGETHSIREFLDIAFGYVNLNWQDYVEFDERYLRPAEVDLLIGDPAKAKTQLGWEPSVTFEQLVHLMVEADLKGMGLVPLNGHSVQPVIDTATLRPTVLSSLP; this is encoded by the coding sequence ATGACAACACCCAAACGCGCATTAATCACCGGAGTTACCGGTCAGGATGGTTCCTACCTGAGTGAGTTGTTGCTGGAACAGGGCTATGAAGTCCACGGCATCATTCGCCGTACTTCTACCTTCAACACCGATCGCATTGATCACATCTATGAAGACCCGCACCAGGAAGGAGCCAGACTTTTCCTGCACTATGGGGACCTCACTGACGGCACCACCCTGCGGCGTGTTTTAGAAGCAGTGCAACCTGTTGAGATTTACAATTTGGGTGCCCAATCCCATGTACGAGTTAGCTTCGATTGTCCAGAATACACCGTCGATGCTGTTGGTATGGGTACCCTCCGCATCCTGGAAGCAATCCGCGATTATCAACACCGGACTGGAATTCAGGTGCGCTTCTATCAGGCAGGTTCCTCGGAAATGTTTGGCCTGGTGCAGGAAGTCCCCCAGCGAGAGACAACTCCGTTCTATCCCCGCAGTCCCTATGCCTGTGCTAAGGTCTACGCTCACTGGCAAACGGTGAATTATCGGGAATCCTATGGCCTATTCGCTTGCAATGGCATTTTGTTTAACCATGAATCTCCGCGTCGGGGAGAAACCTTTGTCACTCGCAAAATTACCCGTGCTCTCGCCCGCATTGTCGCTGGACAGCAGAAGAAATTGTACATGGGCAACCTGGATGCCAAGCGGGATTGGGGCTATGCCAAAGATTATGTGAAAGCGATGTGGTTGATGCTGCAACAGGAAGCCCCAGATGATTATGTCGTCGCCACGGGTGAAACTCACTCGATCCGCGAGTTTTTAGATATCGCCTTTGGCTATGTCAATTTGAACTGGCAGGACTACGTGGAATTCGATGAACGCTACCTGCGTCCGGCGGAAGTAGACCTGTTGATTGGGGATCCTGCTAAGGCGAAAACCCAATTAGGCTGGGAACCATCCGTAACGTTTGAACAGTTGGTGCATTTAATGGTAGAGGCTGACTTAAAGGGAATGGGATTGGTGCCTCTAAATGGCCATAGTGTTCAACCTGTGATAGATACAGCAACCCTGCGTCCAACCGTGCTGAGTTCATTGCCTTAA
- a CDS encoding glycosyltransferase family A protein, with amino-acid sequence MSNPRFTFCIPNLNKIRYLPACIESILAQDCEDWQCVFVDGYSTDGSWEYMQQFASDPRFLLLRGLKQGMYADWNECLRHVDTEYFYFLTSDDTCFPSLVSTTVRALDAYPTVDACHFQFCLINELGEMVQSSESITRQECDLYCEVNHYPHLRSGICEFMMHFAYRAIYTTITSLVFRRNLLNSLKGFKTTCGVIADYDWTMRSGLFTDVLYIPKLLATWRVYAEQATRSSDRLENQATLLAIAQENLNCFLSMEVAQKLKQPIRPDRLLADFQNHHAAAIYHQLLSSRTGSELQENVTLLISNYPLYLVKKALNRLSFNRLYPYPKRIELAQSNIDRYGLQWPPLKVSL; translated from the coding sequence ATGAGCAATCCCAGATTTACCTTCTGCATTCCCAACCTGAATAAGATCCGGTACTTACCTGCCTGCATTGAAAGTATCCTGGCTCAGGACTGTGAAGACTGGCAATGTGTGTTTGTGGATGGCTATTCCACGGACGGCAGTTGGGAATATATGCAGCAGTTTGCGTCTGATCCTCGCTTTCTACTGCTCCGTGGGCTGAAACAGGGGATGTATGCCGACTGGAACGAATGTTTACGTCATGTAGATACGGAATACTTTTATTTCCTGACCAGTGATGACACCTGTTTCCCGAGTCTAGTTTCTACAACGGTGCGTGCCTTAGATGCTTACCCGACAGTGGATGCCTGCCATTTTCAGTTTTGCTTGATTAATGAATTGGGAGAGATGGTTCAATCTTCCGAGTCAATAACTCGCCAAGAATGTGATTTGTATTGTGAGGTTAACCATTATCCTCACCTGCGCTCTGGGATCTGCGAGTTCATGATGCATTTTGCCTATCGAGCCATTTACACCACCATCACATCGCTGGTCTTTCGCCGCAATTTGCTGAACTCTCTCAAGGGCTTTAAGACAACTTGTGGTGTGATTGCTGACTATGACTGGACAATGCGATCGGGCTTGTTCACAGATGTGCTTTACATTCCCAAGCTATTAGCGACCTGGCGCGTTTATGCCGAGCAAGCCACACGCAGCAGCGATCGCTTAGAGAATCAAGCCACATTGCTTGCCATCGCTCAAGAAAATTTAAATTGCTTTCTTTCTATGGAAGTTGCTCAGAAACTCAAACAGCCCATTCGCCCCGATCGTCTTCTGGCTGATTTCCAAAACCACCATGCGGCAGCTATTTATCACCAATTGCTGTCATCCAGGACAGGATCAGAATTGCAAGAAAATGTCACTTTACTAATTTCTAACTATCCTCTTTATCTGGTTAAAAAAGCTCTCAACCGTCTAAGTTTTAACAGGCTATATCCCTATCCTAAAAGAATTGAATTGGCCCAATCCAACATCGATCGCTATGGGCTGCAATGGCCACCTCTCAAAGTTTCTCTCTAG